DNA from Cygnus atratus isolate AKBS03 ecotype Queensland, Australia chromosome 7, CAtr_DNAZoo_HiC_assembly, whole genome shotgun sequence:
AGTGATTATTCCACTTTCATCTTGTCTTTGTTAAGTCAGTGTCTTAAGTGCTTATTTCTCTGATGTATTCTCTTCAGGTTATATTGTGAAATATTCTGAATGCCCCCTGCCTCCCTTCACCAAGTCACCATCTCCTTCCCAATGCAGCACGTGTTTCTAAGACCCCTAAGACCCCTATGCATACATGCACAATAGCAACTAATAAAGTTAGGGatggaggggaagagaagagcaacGTGCTATTCTAACAAATACACACCTAGCATGATGGTCACAGTAATCGTAACCAtaacttaaataaaatttaaaaatatgtatttttttaaaaaaaagaaatcgtgagaaagaatttaaagcattttaagttTTTACCTTTCCAGTACACTGCAAGTGCTGGCCTGGCACAGAAAGTGAGGTAACAAACATTGTAACGCAACGCAGTAAGAATACTGTCCCCATGAGGCTGCACAGCCTTCGCAGAAGTATAgatctgggaaaaaatatatagcaacTGACAGTAAGAATACTAATATATggtatttatacatacatattacTCTGTAATGTTTATAACTCCACATTCTTGATTAAATCATCCCCATACTCCATTTCAACAATAATATAAGTTTATGAGTTTCTTACTAACTGTAGAGTCTTAATTAGTCCtgataaattctttttaagTCCTTCCTCTAAATCAAGGTACCACTTAATTtgaatgtatatatacactgtACCTGTGTTTGTGAAGCAGAAGAACCAATAGCCAAATGTAGCAAAGAATTACACCACATACTTCAGTCATAGCAAAAGCCCATGGTATCCTTGGgacactaagaaaaaaaaaaagaggatgttaacctaaaatacaaatacaaaggctggattttttctttctagtctCAGTAGTTAGAAAAAAGCATATAAGGTTCTAACTACAAAATGAACTTTCGTTAATCTCACAATAGTTTATACTACAATCAAAATTATCAATAGACTGAAttaaatagaattaatttttaattacattatctCCTTTCTAATAATGTACTTTCAGGAAACATTTACACAGAATTCACtaagtgaaagaaaatctcTAGTTTGTTCTCTTAATTTACATGTGATTTACTAATACGATGTTCCTTTACCATTGTTTCCCAACAATCTTCAATCTGACACAAACTTGCACATCAATTATACTGCTTATTCTTATAAGAATGCCATGTCAACACAATGAAATGCTGCACAACTTTAAGTCATAAATACCTGTAAGGAAGCAGAACTACACAGGAAAGTATTAGGAAAAGTATAAACTACTTTTGAAGTTAGATTTCGGTAATAATCACTGTATGAAAACAGCTTAGCCTTGCTTGTCAAGATTTAATACTTCCTTGCGTGCACTAGCTACAATTTTCACCCTGCAACTTCACCAAAATACAGACTGACAGTTTTCAGGAGAGGCTGTTTCTAATAGTTGTATTCTCTTTGATACAAAGGGCTAGCAAAGCATTGCTCGAATGCTAGATTTGTAGTAATCCTCTTGCATTGTTTGGTGGCTTGCTGCTGTCTGATCTCCTCCATATCCTTCCACCGAGTATTGTGGAATTTGTCCTGGGAACAAAATCCAGCAATGACATAGTTCTCAttctctctcccctccatcACTTTGTTTGATTAGGTCCACCCTTGCTGAGCTATATCTAAATTTATGGGGGATTCTGCACTCTACGTTGAAAGATTAGGCCCCTATTGATTTCATGAAAACcattaatgaaaatggaaatcatTGGCAAGAATAAAAAGACCGTGACTTTAGACAGTTTATCTTGTCTTTTGGAACTCTCCAGGCCATAAATTCTCCATGGTGCAAGTGAACTTCCTCAAATGGAGCATTTATCTCCTACTGAATTTCTCATCACTGACTAGAATTTCACCTCTGGCGTTGTGCATCTTTTCTGACTGAAGCGGAATATATTCTTTAACACTAAAAAAGGCACAGGCACTGTTTAAGGCATTAAAGTGTTTTTGTACACAGATACTCTATGGTTTGTAAAGAAGCTGGCGTATTCAGTATGCTTCAGTTTCCCTAAATCATTTTCAGCAAGTTGACATCAAGGAGACAACATATATACAGTATCAATGCTATCCCCGTTCAATTTCATCACCATTGGCACTTTGTTTACCAACTTTCCCAAAGCATAGTGCATCCCTTCTCCAGATCTTCAGCTATCTGTGGGCTGCCAGGACTGTGAAAAAACTTAATTCTTAAGACCAAAATACTTCTTCATCAAAAGTCTTCCTATGTGAAGAATGTTATGCTTCACAGCAGcatctgaatttcagaaaaagtatATGTCTGCTTACCTATGAGAGCTGACCATCATCCTTTTTACTAGAATGAGAAGATGGAAGAATTAATTCCTGTGTTGTGATTCGCTAAAGATGTAGAATTGAATGCAAATGGGGTAAAATAAGAGATTACCTTCCCCTGAGAAGATCAAATCCCTACATCTAACAGAAGCACATTTCAGTCTTAGCAGAGGGTTTACTACACTCATTACAATTTTGCAGAGACATTTTCAAGAGCATAAGAAATgttaagaatgaagaaaaagcagcctaTACTTTAAACatggttttattgttttgttttttaaaaaataagaatcttACCTATCTAGAAATATGTCTGGTAGAGGTGGATACGTTTGCATGTCAGGTACTCGTTCGTGTACTATAACCATAACAAATGATGTAAAGCCGAACACTATGAAGACATATACACAActcaaaactgttttccagtaCTCTGGGTCCAGTCTCCTCGTggagtgtttgtttttgccatttGCATATTGATATTGATCACCATTCAAGTCAGTAATTGGCCCATCATAGTCCCGAGGTACTTCACCATTACAAAACCAATCTGCACCCTGCAGCGAACCAACAGTAGTGCACGCTGTGCCAATGTGACTATCGCTGTTGTAACCCAGCTCTTCTAGGACATCGATATGTTGTTTCTGTAGCTTGCGTATGGACAACATTAGCCTTTTGATATCCCCCAGGACTTTGATTTCCAATGGAGGGGATCGTAAATCGTATTCTGTAAGTGTCAGCAATGTAATTCCATCTAGCCTGTGTCTATTGCACAAAATATCCACATATTCACAGAAGCCTTCTTCCTTCAGCCACTTGGCCACGTTCTTGGTCGTCCAACGTCGAATGCAAAGCTGGTTATTGCCTGCCATCATCCTTCTCTATCCACCAATAAAATTGACCTGTTAGATattggagaaagagagaagaccTCAATGTTTAATGAAGATTACTGAAACATCAGTGTCTTTTGTGCGTCTTTAGATGCTTAATTATGCAAAGATGTTTTATGTAAGAGCCAGCCAAAAACCAGACATATGATTTATTAGGTAAGTAATACAAAAATAGTTTAAGCACTTCAAGTCCAGCAAAACTGAAGTAAGTTTATCTAACTTGATCCCCAATAGAAATTTAAAGCCACCTAGAAGCAGAATATTTCCTAGATGTGCCCagtcttttattcttttgttaaaaaagaaattctgaatttgTGAATTATGCTAGGCAACGAAGAACAAAGATTACCCTGTTTAAATAGTAGCTTAATCATTagtcttttctgctgtttgcagttCAGAACTAAACAAGAAAGTATAGCCAGCAACTATGTAAAACTGAACTAAGAGATAAAAAATAGCACATTACAGGTCCAACATATTCCACTGATTTAAAATTCATCCAGAAGCTTTGGCAGCAtgacacccccccccaccccccaagtAAACCTAAGACAAGGTATCTACAGTCATACTGACTTGGGATATCTTCATTGTATGTTAACGGTGCAGTCGTCATACTTACATACATCTGTTTGATCTGCATACTTCAGATAAATGATTTGCAGTATCATCTTTACTTCttgctgcttgttttaaaaaggcacTGTATCTATTGTTAGAAGTAGCACTTATAATTACTGGGTGCAACTTTTTCTTCACCATACATCTAATAGGACCGTCCTACTTTCTTCTATAACACAGAACATTTGACATGTCCATCAAGATTTCCCATCAGTACAAAAGATATAGgttagaagaaaaatggcagCACAACTCAAAGTTGCCCTACTAAAAGAACTGAGGGAGTGGTACCTCTGACGATATTCCctctgcagctgtttgcatGTAAATAGCATGTATGTAATGCAGATTTGATTTCTCAAAACTCCACATACAGTCAATATGTACATAAGCTTTAATACCTTTATTTAAACAGCTGCTGAAACATCCACAAACAATTACTAGTCTTCGCCACATCTatattcttccttctccatGTAAGAGCatatttgttcatttctgttatcttactacttttgaaaatattgctcAAAACAACTATAACACAGCtattacaaaagaaattatgaCAATTTGCAATTAATGATCAGTTAATTGAcctttttgtacttttctttttaatcttagtcacgtaaaaaaaaacaaaacaaaacaaaaaaaaacaacgtaACACTTAAGTTGCTCATCTGGATTTCCAGCTTCAACTAGA
Protein-coding regions in this window:
- the SAMD8 gene encoding sphingomyelin synthase-related protein 1, coding for MMAGNNQLCIRRWTTKNVAKWLKEEGFCEYVDILCNRHRLDGITLLTLTEYDLRSPPLEIKVLGDIKRLMLSIRKLQKQHIDVLEELGYNSDSHIGTACTTVGSLQGADWFCNGEVPRDYDGPITDLNGDQYQYANGKNKHSTRRLDPEYWKTVLSCVYVFIVFGFTSFVMVIVHERVPDMQTYPPLPDIFLDSVPRIPWAFAMTEVCGVILCYIWLLVLLLHKHRSILLRRLCSLMGTVFLLRCVTMFVTSLSVPGQHLQCTGKLYGNVWAKLQRAFAIWSGFGMTLTGVHTCGDYMFSGHTVVLTMLNFFVTEYTPRSWNFLHTLSWVLNLFGIFFILAAHEHYSIDVFIAFYITTRLFLYYHTLANTRAYQQSRRARIWFPMFSFFECNVNGTVPNEYCWPFSKPTIMKRLIG